Proteins co-encoded in one Saprospira grandis genomic window:
- a CDS encoding O-methyltransferase: MWTALFSFYRRAQSGRKIACPALQEWRELVLEDRREFYCFSVLEGQRDLLRHDSRPIQIQDLGAGSRKSAPKRVSDLARRSLSPAWQAQFLFRLINFHQPQTILELGTSLGISALYQHAAKRSAQMISIEGCPEIHAIAQKNARLFSASASLQLWQGSFAELLPSALKQLGQLDYAFIDGHHLRQPTLDYFEACLPYLGPNALLVFDDIYWSEEMQSAWEELKAHPKVSYSIDLGWAGCLFFGPRPQGWPQQLELVPFWAKPWS; this comes from the coding sequence ATGTGGACTGCGCTTTTTTCCTTTTATCGACGGGCTCAATCGGGCCGCAAAATAGCTTGCCCCGCCTTGCAAGAATGGCGAGAATTGGTCTTGGAGGATCGGCGAGAATTTTATTGTTTTTCGGTGCTAGAGGGACAGCGCGATTTGCTCCGACACGATAGTCGGCCCATTCAGATTCAGGATTTGGGCGCTGGTAGTCGAAAGTCGGCCCCTAAGCGAGTATCCGATTTGGCCAGGCGCTCGCTCTCTCCCGCCTGGCAGGCCCAGTTCTTATTTCGCCTGATCAATTTTCATCAGCCCCAAACGATCTTGGAGCTAGGGACCTCCTTGGGTATCTCGGCGCTTTATCAGCATGCGGCCAAGCGTTCGGCCCAAATGATTAGCATAGAGGGCTGTCCCGAAATTCACGCTATTGCCCAAAAGAATGCCCGCTTGTTTAGCGCCTCGGCTAGTTTGCAGCTTTGGCAGGGCAGCTTTGCGGAGCTGCTGCCCTCGGCCCTCAAGCAGTTGGGCCAACTAGATTATGCCTTTATTGATGGGCATCATTTGCGGCAACCTACCCTAGATTATTTTGAGGCTTGCCTGCCTTATTTGGGCCCCAACGCCCTCCTAGTTTTCGACGATATTTATTGGTCCGAGGAGATGCAAAGCGCCTGGGAAGAGCTCAAGGCCCACCCTAAGGTCAGTTATAGTATTGATTTGGGCTGGGCGGGCTGCCTCTTTTTTGGCCCTCGCCCTCAGGGCTGGCCCCAACAGCTAGAGTTGGTCCCTTTTTGGGCCAAACCTTGGTCTTAA
- a CDS encoding TetR/AcrR family transcriptional regulator — protein sequence MDELQKILAAADKMFRQYGIRSVTMSDLARELGMSKKTLYVHIKNKQDLIMKVLQAHFDQEKRTCTLVQREAKNALEEMFLMGREIQKNIQHINPSLMFDLRKYHKAVWGEFDKFRKTFIFNMMKNNMDRGIEEGLYRPDLNADIVSRLYIGMVELFLDAELFPPDKFSRPSMHRAMMAYHLHGIVSDKGKAALKDYLEQLEQLSSPS from the coding sequence GTGGACGAACTACAAAAAATATTAGCGGCTGCCGATAAAATGTTTCGGCAATACGGCATTCGCTCGGTCACTATGTCTGATCTCGCAAGGGAGTTGGGCATGTCTAAAAAGACGCTTTACGTACATATCAAAAATAAGCAGGACCTAATCATGAAAGTCTTGCAAGCGCATTTTGATCAAGAAAAGCGGACTTGTACGTTGGTACAGCGGGAGGCAAAAAATGCCTTAGAGGAAATGTTTTTGATGGGTCGAGAGATTCAGAAGAACATTCAGCACATCAATCCTTCTTTGATGTTTGACCTACGAAAATACCATAAGGCGGTTTGGGGCGAATTTGATAAGTTTCGCAAGACCTTCATCTTTAATATGATGAAAAACAATATGGACCGAGGCATAGAAGAGGGCTTATATCGGCCTGATTTGAATGCGGATATTGTCAGCCGTCTATATATAGGTATGGTCGAGCTCTTTTTGGATGCCGAATTATTTCCGCCCGATAAGTTTTCTAGGCCGAGTATGCATCGGGCCATGATGGCTTATCATCTGCACGGCATTGTGTCGGACAAGGGCAAGGCGGCCCTAAAGGATTATCTAGAACAATTAGAACAACTTTCTTCACCTTCCTAA
- a CDS encoding TolC family protein, which yields MQAPSQDDLEGEASASKRPELEVLRLNRDLMDLNMKRYKAGYLPNLSGFLAHQYQLQRNNLFDSDEGKFNPITVIGLQLNVPIFDGFKKDANIQMAKIDATKVDIQIKQFTLATELEIRNARAMYLNASERLENQKKNLALAERILETTRLKYREGVGSSTEISTAEQELYRTQANYMNAIYDLVIAKTDLDKALGNPLK from the coding sequence ATGCAGGCTCCTTCTCAGGACGATCTAGAAGGGGAGGCCTCGGCTAGTAAGCGGCCCGAGCTAGAGGTATTGCGCCTCAATCGGGATTTGATGGACCTCAATATGAAGCGCTATAAGGCGGGTTATCTGCCCAATCTATCTGGCTTTTTGGCCCATCAGTACCAGCTACAACGCAACAACCTTTTTGATAGCGATGAAGGGAAGTTTAACCCCATTACGGTTATTGGTCTACAACTCAATGTGCCCATTTTCGACGGCTTTAAGAAGGATGCCAACATCCAAATGGCCAAAATTGATGCGACCAAAGTGGATATCCAAATTAAGCAATTTACCCTAGCCACCGAGCTAGAAATCCGCAATGCCAGAGCCATGTACCTCAATGCTTCGGAGCGTTTGGAGAACCAAAAGAAGAACTTGGCTTTGGCCGAGCGCATTTTGGAAACCACCCGCCTTAAGTACCGAGAAGGGGTGGGTTCTAGTACAGAAATCAGCACGGCCGAGCAGGAGCTTTATCGCACACAGGCTAATTATATGAATGCTATTTACGACCTAGTCATTGCCAAAACAGATTTGGACAAGGCCCTAGGAAATCCCTTGAAATAG
- a CDS encoding efflux RND transporter periplasmic adaptor subunit has translation MKTLKYSFVALMALSLAACGGAGVAPDQMKDPAKIRQAIQTKKEAIKTLEGELAQLQKRLGEVDTTARPEKFVDITTQKVQKKTFSHYVEVQGNITTAQDPAFASSETGGRITEMLVREDQFVKKGDLVAKVDVESIRKSLEELKTSLKLAQDMFDRQKKLWEKKIGSEVQFLQAESQVEQLTKSKERLEFELSKSNVYAPISGYVEKVMLKAGEITGPGSPIVQILNTNQLKAVAQVPENLLGKVKVGDQVELYFPALGQSQTARVNEVSRSINSTNRTFAIEAPLASQGGLIKPNLLATIKIKDFEAEDVVVVNSNLLLQDVDGNNYLMLAKDGKAKKRIVELGRSYQNETMLAAGLEGSETLIVKGARQAIDGDKVKVLSSTKGQKN, from the coding sequence ATGAAAACGCTAAAATATAGTTTTGTGGCCCTTATGGCCCTTAGTTTGGCCGCCTGCGGTGGGGCAGGAGTAGCGCCCGATCAAATGAAGGATCCCGCTAAAATTCGCCAAGCCATCCAAACAAAAAAGGAGGCCATCAAAACCCTAGAAGGCGAACTGGCCCAATTGCAAAAGCGCCTAGGGGAGGTAGACACCACGGCTCGCCCCGAGAAGTTTGTCGATATTACCACCCAAAAGGTCCAAAAAAAGACCTTCTCGCATTATGTAGAGGTACAGGGAAATATCACAACGGCCCAAGACCCTGCCTTTGCTAGCTCCGAAACTGGAGGCCGAATTACCGAAATGTTGGTCCGTGAAGACCAATTTGTCAAAAAAGGTGATTTGGTGGCTAAGGTAGATGTGGAAAGCATCCGCAAAAGCCTAGAAGAGCTCAAAACTTCATTGAAGTTGGCCCAAGACATGTTTGATCGGCAGAAAAAGCTTTGGGAAAAAAAGATTGGCTCTGAGGTGCAGTTTCTTCAGGCCGAAAGTCAGGTAGAACAATTGACCAAAAGTAAGGAGCGCCTAGAATTTGAGTTGAGCAAATCCAATGTATACGCCCCCATTTCGGGCTATGTGGAGAAAGTCATGCTCAAGGCGGGTGAAATTACTGGCCCAGGTTCTCCCATCGTTCAAATTCTCAATACCAACCAGCTCAAGGCGGTGGCACAGGTACCCGAAAACCTTTTGGGTAAGGTCAAGGTAGGCGATCAGGTAGAGCTCTATTTTCCGGCCCTTGGCCAAAGCCAAACGGCCCGTGTAAATGAAGTGAGCAGAAGCATCAACTCCACCAACCGAACCTTTGCCATTGAGGCCCCATTGGCAAGCCAAGGCGGGCTGATTAAGCCCAACCTTTTGGCCACGATTAAGATTAAGGATTTTGAGGCCGAAGATGTGGTGGTGGTCAATAGCAACTTGCTTTTGCAGGATGTAGATGGCAACAACTACCTGATGTTGGCCAAGGATGGCAAAGCCAAAAAGCGCATCGTTGAACTGGGGCGCAGCTACCAAAATGAAACCATGCTAGCCGCTGGCCTAGAGGGAAGCGAAACCCTAATCGTCAAAGGTGCTCGCCAAGCCATTGATGGCGATAAGGTGAAGGTACTGAGCTCTACTAAGGGGCAGAAAAATTAA